In the genome of Streptomyces pactum, one region contains:
- a CDS encoding SpoIIE family protein phosphatase — protein MGETGGFPAGPGPAEDGAAGGPDGTAAGPWGAAAGPTGPPGGLDGVAGGPEGAAPPGGLLDLLGVAAVVLDARGRIVLWSPQAERLLGHSAAEALGRPAVRLLVAEDHLDAALTLFDRVMETGESWAGVFPIRLKGGGDRLLELRAMRLTDDLGDPYALGLASDRATLRAVERDLALSVRLVEQSPIGVAVLDNDLRYVTVNPALVALDGISAEGHTGRRAGEVLQSAEARNVERLMRQVLASGEPVLDREVVGRTPAHPDTDHAWSVSLYRLEGADGRVLGLAASVIDVTDRHRAAAQAEQARHRLAVVADASVRIGTTLDLERTARELAEVAVPELGDVAAVDVLDSVLDGRPHQVPSDGPATFRALAVVSAYPTVAVRAADPPGETARYAADRLVTRCVSTARPVIVARTGPEDLTAIARDRHAAGLLAEAGVHSYLAVPLIARGEVLGALDLKRARNPQPFGEDDTLLACELAARAAVSIDNARWYRRQHDIALTLQRSMLPEPPRGRPWLDVAARYQPAGAGSEVGGDWFDVIHLPGERTALVVGDVMGSGVNAATTMGRLRIATRTLTMLGLDPADVLARLDEITSGLDPYFATCVYAVHDARRGQCCTATAGHLPPAVVRADGTPRLLDLPAGAPLGAGGPAYRAVTVPLDPGDRLVLYTDGLVETRTDDIDDRLRLLLDLLRPADPSLEATCDRLLRTLRHPENHDDVALLIAAPS, from the coding sequence ATGGGCGAGACCGGTGGATTCCCGGCCGGCCCGGGGCCGGCCGAGGACGGCGCGGCCGGCGGGCCGGACGGCACGGCAGCCGGCCCGTGGGGCGCGGCAGCCGGCCCGACGGGCCCGCCGGGTGGCCTGGACGGGGTGGCGGGCGGCCCGGAGGGGGCCGCCCCGCCCGGCGGCCTGCTGGACCTGCTGGGCGTGGCCGCGGTGGTGCTCGACGCGCGCGGCCGGATCGTGCTGTGGAGCCCCCAGGCCGAGCGGCTGCTCGGGCACAGCGCCGCCGAGGCGCTGGGCCGGCCCGCGGTGCGGCTGTTGGTCGCCGAGGACCACCTGGACGCGGCGCTGACCCTGTTCGACCGGGTGATGGAGACCGGGGAGAGCTGGGCCGGGGTCTTCCCGATCCGGCTCAAGGGCGGCGGCGACCGGCTGCTGGAACTCCGGGCCATGCGGCTCACCGACGACCTCGGTGACCCCTATGCCCTGGGCCTCGCCTCCGACCGGGCGACCCTGCGCGCCGTGGAGCGGGACCTGGCCCTGTCGGTCCGGCTGGTGGAGCAGTCCCCGATCGGCGTCGCGGTGCTCGACAACGACCTGCGGTACGTGACCGTCAACCCGGCGCTGGTCGCGCTGGACGGCATCAGCGCCGAGGGGCACACGGGCCGCCGGGCCGGCGAGGTGCTGCAATCGGCCGAGGCCCGGAACGTCGAGCGGCTGATGCGGCAGGTCCTCGCCTCCGGCGAACCGGTCCTGGACCGGGAGGTGGTCGGCCGCACCCCCGCCCACCCGGACACCGATCACGCCTGGTCGGTGTCGCTGTACCGGCTGGAGGGCGCCGACGGCCGGGTCCTCGGTCTGGCCGCCTCCGTCATCGACGTCACCGACCGCCACCGCGCCGCCGCCCAGGCCGAGCAGGCCCGCCACCGGCTGGCCGTGGTGGCCGACGCCTCGGTGCGCATCGGCACCACCCTGGACCTGGAGCGGACCGCCCGCGAACTGGCCGAGGTGGCGGTGCCGGAACTCGGCGACGTGGCGGCGGTCGACGTCCTGGACTCGGTGCTGGACGGCCGGCCGCACCAGGTGCCGTCCGACGGGCCCGCCACGTTTCGGGCGCTGGCCGTGGTCTCCGCCTACCCCACGGTCGCGGTGCGCGCCGCCGACCCGCCTGGCGAGACCGCCCGCTACGCCGCCGACCGGCTGGTCACCCGCTGTGTCAGCACCGCCCGGCCGGTGATCGTGGCCCGGACCGGTCCCGAGGACCTGACGGCCATCGCCCGCGACCGCCACGCCGCCGGGCTGCTGGCCGAGGCCGGGGTCCACTCCTACCTCGCGGTGCCGCTGATCGCCCGGGGAGAGGTGCTCGGCGCGCTGGACCTCAAGCGGGCCCGCAACCCGCAGCCCTTCGGCGAGGACGACACCCTGCTCGCCTGCGAGCTGGCGGCGCGCGCCGCGGTGAGCATCGACAACGCCCGCTGGTACCGCCGGCAGCACGACATCGCCCTCACCCTGCAGCGCAGCATGCTCCCCGAACCGCCCCGCGGACGTCCCTGGCTGGACGTCGCCGCCCGCTACCAGCCGGCCGGGGCGGGCAGCGAGGTCGGCGGCGACTGGTTCGACGTCATCCACCTGCCCGGCGAGCGCACCGCGCTGGTGGTGGGCGATGTCATGGGCAGCGGGGTGAACGCCGCCACCACCATGGGCCGGCTGCGGATCGCCACCCGGACCCTGACCATGCTCGGACTCGACCCGGCCGACGTCCTCGCCCGCCTGGACGAGATCACCTCCGGGCTCGACCCGTACTTCGCCACCTGTGTGTACGCCGTCCACGACGCGCGCCGCGGGCAGTGCTGCACCGCCACCGCCGGGCACCTGCCCCCGGCCGTGGTGCGCGCCGACGGCACCCCGCGCCTGCTCGACCTGCCGGCCGGCGCGCCGCTGGGCGCGGGCGGACCCGCCTACCGGGCGGTCACCGTGCCGCTCGACCCCGGTGACCGGCTGGTGCTGTACACCGACGGCCTGGTGGAGACCCGCACCGACGACATCGACGACCGGCTGCGGTTGCTGCTGGACCTGCTGCGCCCCGCGGACCCGTCGCTGGAGGCCACCTGCGACCGGCTGCTGCGGACGCTGCGCCACCCGGAGAACCACGACGACGTCGCACTGCTCATCGCCGCCCCGTCCTGA
- a CDS encoding NUDIX domain-containing protein, with the protein MTGKHSAGILLFRQRPGSGPEVLLGHMGGPYWAGRDARAWSVPKGEYEPGAEEPEAAARREFAEELGLPPPDGPLLPLGSVRQSGGKEVTVWAVAGDLDPDRVVPGTFEMEWPRGSGRLRRFPEVDRVAWWDLDRARELVVAAQGAFVDRLAERLAG; encoded by the coding sequence GTGACGGGAAAGCACAGCGCCGGGATCCTGCTGTTCCGGCAGCGCCCGGGCAGCGGCCCGGAGGTCCTGCTGGGACACATGGGCGGTCCGTACTGGGCCGGCAGGGACGCCCGCGCCTGGTCGGTGCCGAAGGGCGAGTACGAACCGGGTGCGGAGGAGCCGGAGGCCGCCGCCCGCCGGGAGTTCGCGGAGGAGCTGGGCCTGCCGCCCCCGGACGGCCCGCTGCTCCCCCTCGGCTCGGTCCGGCAGTCCGGCGGCAAGGAGGTGACGGTCTGGGCGGTGGCCGGTGACCTGGACCCGGACCGGGTGGTCCCGGGCACCTTCGAGATGGAGTGGCCGCGCGGCTCGGGCCGGCTGCGGCGGTTCCCGGAGGTGGACCGGGTCGCCTGGTGGGACCTGGACCGGGCGCGGGAGCTGGTCGTGGCGGCGCAGGGAGCCTTCGTGGACCGGCTGGCGGAGCGTCTCGCCGGGTGA
- a CDS encoding FUSC family protein, translated as MPKHPEAPGKRPGGPVRPPSLRRTVRLGKAVDIWRKPAFSAAFSLAVPNLSLLAADRLDLALYTSAGAMCALYGHGLPYAARARALFWVVLGMVAGLGLALTAACWTRSAPVLVLLAALLAAVHKVVCDATRIGPPGNLIFTFIAASAFFVPQRPAEVPGHLLLAAACGAFAWLVCMAPAAVRPHGPERIAVARALEAAAGLLRAPADAGARHATAAAVNAAWHTLRSAPRRTGARPGRRPGAAGRGSAARVRTGLARLLVRAESALAAEVGDPAAEAERYTGWARDLRSGRPLPRVALTAAQAAELAGVAVERAGSAPSASPAPRQGPGRRARAGARRIAAAFAPGSPLLPVGARVAAGCALAGWVSIAAGVSRPYWAVVTAASIHQANTSLSWQRAVQRTLGNLLGLVVFAALLPVVHTGAAAMVLLVLACQIGAEALITRNYWLGSVCVTPMALLLTEFGGSHPAGELIGARWTDTLLGAGLGLLACCVITNRRATGRAEAALRAAEDAMAEARRTLAAPAPEPAAGPGAGPVGDRLRTSLVELREAVEVASGEWWQPAGTQERAAAAEREGHRLLAQLVRRRPADRRAAEWG; from the coding sequence ATGCCGAAGCACCCCGAAGCCCCCGGGAAGCGGCCGGGCGGTCCCGTCCGGCCGCCTTCCCTGCGTCGCACCGTGCGGCTCGGGAAGGCCGTGGACATCTGGCGCAAGCCCGCGTTCAGCGCGGCCTTCTCACTCGCGGTCCCGAACCTCTCCCTGCTCGCCGCGGACCGCCTCGATCTGGCGCTGTACACCTCCGCCGGGGCGATGTGCGCGCTCTACGGGCACGGGCTGCCCTACGCGGCCCGGGCCCGCGCCCTGTTCTGGGTGGTGCTGGGCATGGTCGCCGGTCTGGGGCTCGCGCTCACCGCCGCCTGCTGGACCCGCTCGGCACCGGTGCTGGTACTCCTCGCGGCGCTGCTGGCGGCCGTCCACAAGGTCGTCTGTGACGCGACCCGGATCGGCCCGCCGGGCAACCTGATCTTCACGTTCATCGCCGCCTCGGCGTTCTTCGTGCCCCAGCGTCCCGCCGAGGTCCCCGGGCACCTGCTGCTCGCGGCGGCCTGCGGCGCGTTCGCCTGGCTGGTGTGCATGGCACCGGCCGCGGTGCGCCCGCACGGGCCGGAGCGTATCGCCGTCGCCCGGGCGCTGGAGGCGGCGGCGGGCCTGCTGCGCGCCCCGGCCGACGCCGGGGCGCGGCACGCCACCGCGGCCGCGGTGAACGCCGCCTGGCACACGCTGCGGTCGGCGCCGCGCCGTACGGGTGCACGGCCCGGCCGCCGCCCGGGGGCGGCCGGGCGGGGCTCCGCCGCACGGGTCCGGACGGGTCTGGCGCGGCTGCTGGTGCGCGCCGAGTCGGCGCTCGCCGCCGAGGTCGGCGACCCGGCGGCCGAGGCGGAGCGGTACACCGGCTGGGCCCGCGACCTGCGCAGCGGGCGGCCGCTGCCCCGGGTCGCGCTCACCGCCGCGCAGGCGGCCGAACTCGCGGGGGTGGCCGTCGAGCGGGCCGGCTCCGCGCCGTCCGCGTCACCGGCACCCCGGCAGGGGCCCGGGCGCCGGGCGCGGGCCGGTGCCCGCCGGATCGCGGCCGCGTTCGCCCCCGGCTCGCCCCTGCTGCCGGTCGGGGCCCGGGTGGCCGCCGGCTGCGCGCTCGCCGGCTGGGTGTCCATCGCCGCCGGTGTCAGCCGTCCCTACTGGGCCGTGGTCACCGCCGCGTCCATCCACCAGGCGAACACCAGCCTGTCCTGGCAGCGGGCGGTGCAGCGCACCCTGGGCAACCTGCTGGGGCTGGTGGTGTTCGCCGCACTGCTGCCGGTCGTCCACACCGGGGCGGCGGCCATGGTGCTGCTCGTCCTGGCCTGTCAGATCGGCGCCGAGGCGCTGATCACCCGCAACTACTGGCTGGGCAGCGTCTGCGTCACCCCGATGGCGCTGCTGCTCACCGAGTTCGGCGGCAGCCACCCGGCCGGGGAGCTGATCGGCGCCCGCTGGACCGACACCCTGCTGGGCGCCGGGCTGGGCCTGCTGGCCTGCTGCGTGATCACCAACCGGCGGGCCACCGGCCGCGCGGAGGCGGCGCTGCGGGCGGCGGAGGACGCCATGGCCGAGGCCCGGCGGACGCTCGCCGCACCGGCTCCGGAACCGGCCGCCGGACCGGGCGCCGGCCCCGTCGGCGACCGGCTGCGGACGTCGCTGGTGGAGTTGCGGGAGGCGGTCGAGGTGGCCTCCGGCGAGTGGTGGCAACCTGCCGGTACGCAGGAGCGGGCGGCCGCCGCCGAGCGGGAGGGACACCGGCTGCTCGCCCAGTTGGTCCGGCGGCGTCCCGCCGACCGCCGGGCGGCAGAATGGGGCTGA
- a CDS encoding NADP-dependent isocitrate dehydrogenase has product MTDSTIIYTHTDEAPALATYSFLPVVQAYASTAGVTVETRDISLAGRIIASFPEHLREDQRIDDALAELGELAKTPAANIIKLPNISASIPQLKAAIAELQEQGYALPDYPDDPKTDEEREIRARYDKVKGSAVNPVLREGNSDRRAPASVKNYAKTHPHRMGAWSSDSRTNVATMGADDFRSTEKSAVVAEDGALRIELKGDDGSTTVLRESVPVLAGEVVDASVMRVAALREFLTAQVARAKAEGVLFSVHLKATMMKVSDPIIFGHVVRAFFPKTFATYGEALAAAGLTPNDGLGGIFKGLESLPQGAEIKASFDAELAEGPELAMVDSDRGITNLHVPSDVIVDASMPAMIRTSGHMWGPDGQEADTLAVLPDSSYAGIYQVVIDDCRANGAFDPATMGSVPNVGLMAQKAEEYGSHDKTFEIPVTGTVRVVDANGDAVLEQAVSAGDIFRMCQTKDAPIKDWVKLAVTRARATGDPAVFWLDENRAHDANLIEKVRAYLPEHDTEGLQIEIMAPVDAIAFSLDRIRKGLNTISVTGNVLRDYLTDLFPILELGTSAKMLSVVPLMNGGGLFETGAGGSAPKHVQQLVKENYLRWDSLGEFLALAVSFEHLAQTTGNARAQILADTLDRATATFLNEDKSPSRRLGGIDNRGSHFYLALYWAQELARQTDDAQLAEAFKPLAETLTEQEKTIVEELIAVQGSPAEIGGYYQPDPAKAASVMRPSATFNQALATLA; this is encoded by the coding sequence GTGACTGACTCGACCATCATCTACACCCACACTGACGAGGCCCCGGCCCTGGCGACGTACTCGTTCCTGCCCGTGGTCCAGGCGTACGCCTCGACGGCCGGGGTCACTGTGGAGACCCGTGACATCTCGCTCGCGGGCCGGATCATCGCCAGCTTCCCCGAGCACCTCCGTGAGGACCAGCGCATCGACGACGCGCTCGCCGAGCTCGGTGAACTGGCCAAGACCCCCGCCGCCAACATCATCAAGCTGCCCAACATCTCGGCCTCGATCCCGCAGCTGAAGGCGGCGATCGCGGAGCTGCAGGAGCAGGGCTACGCGCTGCCGGACTACCCGGACGACCCCAAGACCGACGAGGAGCGGGAGATCCGGGCGCGTTACGACAAGGTCAAGGGCAGCGCCGTGAACCCGGTGCTGCGCGAGGGCAACTCCGACCGCCGCGCCCCCGCCTCGGTGAAGAACTACGCCAAGACCCACCCGCACCGCATGGGCGCCTGGAGCTCCGACTCCCGGACCAACGTCGCCACCATGGGCGCCGACGACTTCCGCTCCACGGAGAAGTCCGCGGTCGTCGCGGAGGACGGCGCGCTGCGGATCGAGCTCAAGGGTGACGACGGCTCCACCACCGTGCTCCGCGAGTCGGTGCCGGTGCTCGCCGGCGAGGTCGTGGACGCCTCCGTGATGCGCGTCGCGGCGCTGCGCGAGTTCCTCACCGCCCAGGTCGCCCGCGCCAAGGCCGAGGGCGTGCTGTTCTCGGTGCACCTGAAGGCCACCATGATGAAGGTCTCCGACCCCATCATCTTCGGCCACGTGGTGCGCGCGTTCTTCCCGAAGACCTTCGCCACGTACGGCGAGGCGCTGGCCGCGGCCGGACTCACCCCGAACGACGGCCTCGGCGGCATCTTCAAGGGCCTGGAGTCGCTGCCCCAGGGCGCCGAGATCAAGGCGTCCTTCGACGCCGAGCTCGCCGAGGGCCCCGAGCTGGCGATGGTGGACTCCGACCGCGGCATCACCAACCTGCACGTGCCCAGCGACGTCATCGTGGACGCCTCGATGCCGGCCATGATCCGCACCTCCGGCCACATGTGGGGCCCGGACGGCCAGGAGGCCGACACCCTCGCGGTCCTGCCGGACAGCAGCTACGCCGGCATCTACCAGGTGGTCATCGACGACTGCCGCGCCAACGGCGCCTTCGACCCGGCCACCATGGGCTCGGTGCCCAACGTGGGCCTGATGGCGCAGAAGGCCGAGGAGTACGGCAGCCACGACAAGACCTTCGAGATCCCGGTCACCGGCACCGTGCGCGTGGTGGACGCGAACGGCGACGCGGTGCTGGAGCAGGCCGTGAGCGCCGGCGACATCTTCCGGATGTGCCAGACCAAGGACGCGCCGATCAAGGACTGGGTCAAGCTCGCCGTGACCCGCGCCCGTGCCACCGGCGACCCGGCGGTCTTCTGGCTCGACGAGAACCGCGCGCACGACGCCAACCTCATCGAGAAGGTCCGCGCCTACCTGCCCGAGCACGACACCGAGGGCCTGCAGATCGAGATCATGGCCCCGGTGGACGCGATCGCGTTCTCCCTGGACCGCATCCGCAAGGGCCTGAACACCATCTCGGTCACCGGCAACGTGCTCCGGGACTACCTGACCGACCTCTTCCCGATCCTGGAGCTGGGCACGAGCGCCAAGATGCTCTCGGTCGTCCCGCTGATGAACGGCGGCGGCCTGTTCGAGACCGGCGCCGGCGGCTCCGCGCCCAAGCACGTGCAGCAGCTGGTCAAGGAGAACTACCTGCGCTGGGACAGCCTCGGCGAGTTCCTCGCGCTGGCGGTCAGCTTCGAGCACCTGGCGCAGACCACCGGCAACGCGCGGGCCCAGATCCTCGCCGACACCCTGGACCGCGCCACCGCGACCTTCCTCAACGAGGACAAGTCGCCGAGCCGCCGCCTGGGCGGGATCGACAACCGCGGCAGCCACTTCTACCTCGCCCTGTACTGGGCGCAGGAGCTGGCCCGGCAGACCGACGACGCGCAGCTCGCGGAGGCGTTCAAGCCGCTGGCCGAGACGCTGACCGAGCAGGAGAAGACCATCGTCGAGGAGCTGATCGCGGTGCAGGGCTCGCCGGCCGAGATCGGCGGTTACTACCAGCCCGACCCGGCCAAGGCCGCGTCGGTGATGCGCCCGTCCGCGACCTTCAACCAGGCGCTGGCGACCCTCGCCTGA
- a CDS encoding MarR family winged helix-turn-helix transcriptional regulator produces the protein MAEDIVARVERQWQQVHPGLDTGPMGLIGRLNRCAALLQQAADAPLVHEGLSRPEFDILGTLRRTGRELTPGQLARETFASGAAVTKRLRGLEERGLVARHPDARDRRVSHLSLTDAGRELIDRLLPRQLAYESSLLAGLDDRRRSDLSEHLSELLVLLEGRLGGLQL, from the coding sequence GTGGCCGAGGACATCGTCGCACGCGTGGAGCGGCAGTGGCAGCAGGTCCATCCCGGCCTGGACACCGGGCCGATGGGTCTCATCGGCCGGCTCAACCGCTGCGCGGCACTCCTCCAGCAGGCCGCCGACGCCCCCTTGGTGCACGAGGGGCTCTCCCGCCCGGAGTTCGACATCCTGGGGACCCTGCGCCGCACCGGCCGTGAGCTGACGCCCGGTCAGCTGGCCCGGGAGACCTTCGCCTCGGGCGCCGCCGTCACCAAGCGGCTGCGCGGCCTGGAGGAACGCGGCCTGGTGGCCCGGCACCCCGACGCCCGCGACCGCCGGGTCTCGCATCTGTCGCTCACCGACGCCGGCCGGGAGCTGATCGACCGGCTGCTGCCGCGCCAGCTGGCGTACGAATCCAGTCTGCTGGCGGGGCTGGACGACCGGCGCCGGTCGGATCTGTCCGAGCACCTCTCGGAGCTGCTGGTCCTGCTGGAGGGGCGGCTGGGCGGCCTCCAGCTCTGA
- a CDS encoding potassium-transporting ATPase subunit C — translation MKNSVTALVRMPVAGLRALLVLTLLTGVLYPLAVTGVAQTLFPGRANGSEITVDGRVVGSRLIGQTYTLPPGEPGKPGKAPAPDLRWFQPRPSHGLGTNSVNTRYRLLVSGATNRSADSAELLRSVREAKAAVVRDNSTADHRIDPADVPADAVTSSGSGLDPHISPAYARLQAHRVAERNHLGVARVNRLIRDHTEGRTLGFIGEPRVNVLELNLALAELTGD, via the coding sequence ATGAAGAACTCCGTGACCGCTCTCGTCCGGATGCCCGTGGCCGGGCTGCGCGCCCTGCTCGTGCTCACCCTGCTCACCGGCGTGCTCTACCCGCTCGCCGTCACCGGTGTTGCCCAGACCCTCTTCCCCGGCCGGGCCAACGGGTCCGAGATCACCGTGGACGGCCGGGTCGTCGGCTCCCGCCTCATCGGCCAGACCTACACCCTGCCGCCGGGGGAGCCCGGGAAGCCGGGGAAGGCCCCCGCACCGGACCTGCGGTGGTTCCAGCCCCGCCCGTCCCACGGGCTCGGCACCAACAGCGTCAACACCCGGTACCGGCTGCTGGTCTCCGGCGCGACCAACCGGTCCGCCGACAGCGCCGAGCTGCTCCGCTCGGTACGGGAGGCCAAGGCGGCCGTGGTCCGGGACAACTCCACCGCGGACCACCGGATCGACCCCGCGGACGTGCCGGCCGACGCCGTCACCTCCTCCGGGTCCGGGCTGGACCCGCACATCTCGCCCGCCTACGCCCGGCTCCAGGCGCACCGCGTCGCCGAACGCAACCACCTCGGCGTGGCGCGGGTGAACCGGCTGATCCGCGACCACACCGAGGGCCGCACCCTCGGCTTCATCGGGGAACCGCGCGTCAACGTCCTGGAGCTCAACCTCGCGCTCGCCGAGCTGACCGGGGACTGA
- a CDS encoding S1 family peptidase gives MKRRSVRTRGAVTAGAGLVMLAAAALALPSASAAPGDDIPDPMTAVNAGQLATTLDDDLGSATAGSYYDPQERALVVNVTDEETADRVREAGGRPRVVKHSLASLDEARATLKDQAAIPGTAWAMDPRTNQVVVTADSSVTAENMRRLDTVVSSLGDRATVRRSAGTLRPLIAGGDAIWGAQARCSLGFNVLQDGEPYFLTAGHCTQLVESWSDARGGSEVALTEASSFPGDDYGLARYTADIAHPSAVNLYNGGVQEISEVGTAIVGQQVRRSGSTTGLHEGVVTAVNATVNYAEGTVEGLIATTVCAEAGDSGGPLFAGNTGLGLTSGGSGDCTSGGETFYQPLTEALEATGTELG, from the coding sequence TTGAAGCGCAGAAGTGTACGGACCCGCGGTGCGGTCACCGCCGGCGCCGGCCTGGTGATGCTGGCCGCCGCCGCCCTCGCCCTGCCCAGCGCCAGTGCCGCTCCGGGCGACGACATCCCCGATCCCATGACGGCCGTGAACGCCGGTCAGCTGGCCACCACCCTCGACGACGACCTCGGGTCCGCAACGGCCGGCTCGTACTACGACCCCCAGGAGCGGGCGCTGGTGGTCAACGTGACGGACGAGGAGACGGCGGACCGGGTCCGGGAGGCCGGTGGCCGCCCCCGGGTGGTCAAACACTCCCTGGCCTCCCTCGACGAGGCCCGCGCGACACTGAAGGACCAGGCCGCCATCCCCGGCACCGCCTGGGCGATGGACCCCCGGACCAACCAGGTGGTGGTCACCGCCGACTCCTCGGTCACCGCCGAGAACATGCGGCGGCTGGACACGGTGGTCTCCTCGCTCGGCGACCGGGCCACGGTCCGCCGGTCGGCGGGCACGCTGCGGCCGCTGATCGCCGGCGGGGACGCCATCTGGGGCGCCCAGGCCCGCTGCTCCCTGGGGTTCAACGTCCTCCAGGACGGCGAGCCGTACTTCCTGACGGCAGGTCACTGCACCCAGCTGGTGGAGAGCTGGTCGGACGCCCGCGGCGGCTCGGAGGTCGCCCTGACCGAGGCCAGCAGCTTCCCCGGGGACGACTACGGCCTCGCCCGGTACACCGCCGACATCGCCCACCCCAGCGCGGTCAACCTCTACAACGGCGGCGTCCAGGAGATCAGCGAGGTCGGTACGGCGATCGTGGGCCAGCAGGTGCGGCGCAGCGGCAGCACCACCGGGCTCCACGAGGGGGTGGTCACCGCGGTCAACGCCACCGTCAACTACGCCGAGGGCACTGTGGAGGGCCTGATCGCGACCACCGTCTGCGCCGAGGCCGGCGACAGCGGTGGCCCGCTCTTCGCCGGGAACACCGGGCTGGGACTGACCTCCGGCGGCAGCGGCGACTGCACCTCCGGCGGGGAGACCTTCTACCAGCCGCTCACCGAGGCGCTGGAGGCCACCGGCACCGAGCTGGGCTGA